The window GCCGACAGCAAACACATGGATCAAGAAGCCGACGAAGGTGACGATGAACATCATGACGCATGAGAGCGGATCAACCTGATAAGACCATTCAACGTACAGTGGCGCCGGCTGGCCGGCCTCCGGCCCATACGTTATCTGGCCTTGTCCGCCGAGCATCCAGGTGAACGAGTGGGGAAATCCACCGGCTTCCGACGAAATGTATGGCTGGCCCGTTTCTGCGCGTCCGCTGGTAGCATAGTCCCAGATTACGCCCAGCGTGATGATCAAGGACAACAACACCGAGCCGCAGGCGATCAGCGAGACCGCCGACTCGGACAGCTTCCATCGCCGACCCAACACGAACAAGAGGAACGAGCTGATCAGAGGAAGCGTTGGAATGAGCCACACCAGTCTCAGCATACGTCACCACTTCAGCAGATCAATCTCATCAATCGCCACCGTCTGGCGATTGCGGTAGAGGGCAATGACAATCCCCAAACCGATCACCGCTTCAGCCGCGGCAACAACGATGATGAATATCGTGAATACATGTCCCATGTGCTCGGTGATACGGCCCGATAATTGCCAATAGCGAGTGAACGCAATGAAATTCAAATTGGCGGCGTTCAAGATGAGCTCGATGGACATGAAGATGATCAGAATGTTGCGCCGCATCAGCACGCCGGCGACGCCAATTGAAAACAGCAGAAAGCTGAGCAAGATGAAATCAGCCGGCCCTTTCCTGAGCGCCGCTTCCAAAAAGCCGCTGGCCTGCGGCGCTGCCGTCGGCGCCTGTTGTATCAACCACCATACTGCCGCTACCACGAGACCTCCTCTAAGTGCACAATAAACTCAGCATGTCGAACGAGGATGAACAGCTTCGCGAGTCGTTTATCGTTCATCGTTCAATCAAATGTCTCCTCCTGTCGTCGCGTGCGCGCTAGGACGACGGAGCCGACGATCGCGACAAGCAGCAGCACGGATGCAATCTCAAACGGCAGAGCCGCATCCTGATATAAGGTCATGCCGACTTCTTGCG is drawn from Blastocatellia bacterium and contains these coding sequences:
- the nuoK gene encoding NADH-quinone oxidoreductase subunit NuoK, with translation MEAALRKGPADFILLSFLLFSIGVAGVLMRRNILIIFMSIELILNAANLNFIAFTRYWQLSGRITEHMGHVFTIFIIVVAAAEAVIGLGIVIALYRNRQTVAIDEIDLLKW